A stretch of Paracoccus sp. N5 DNA encodes these proteins:
- a CDS encoding MFS transporter, producing MSDAATPAAAPGTPATTASATPAAPPPFVPKSLPMTLGYIGASLTIGMTQGLAPGFVSSNIPQIAGDLGATQTQAAWLMAAFLIPRASLPLMLIKIRTQFGLRRFAEVAIVLYLLVSLAALAISDLRSAIVVQFFAGAAAAPLSTLAFMYMLEPLPPAWKMRLGLPMVMAMLSAGPSLARVISPSLMGDLGWGPLHLMSLGLAAVSLAVVYALPLGSLPRVKVIAAMDLVSWVLISIGFGSLTAAFTMGATFWWTDTPWIGWVLALAAVTLTGVVVIELHRKTPLLDIRWLASPAMVHLTVTLLIFRLVLSEQSSGAPRMFQILGVTQGQLAPLFAMITAATVLGGLALIPVIKPERVPVLHLIALALFCTGAFMDSHSTIDTRPAQMMLSQALIAFSGSFYLAPAMMQGLVVALAKGPNYLLSFVVIFISTQSLGGAMGSGLFTTFINHRQALHLQVLREELTAADPQTTAAIAQNMAALAAQIPDAAARKAQAVALIAQDASNQAYVMAYNDAYFLTFLVAAMALSALLLHIFRDWLVARRQPAPQPAVPPANPEPAK from the coding sequence ATGAGCGACGCCGCCACCCCGGCCGCTGCCCCGGGCACTCCGGCCACCACCGCCTCTGCCACGCCGGCCGCCCCGCCGCCCTTCGTGCCGAAATCCCTGCCCATGACGCTGGGCTATATCGGCGCCTCGCTGACCATCGGCATGACCCAGGGGCTGGCGCCGGGCTTCGTCAGCAGCAACATCCCGCAGATCGCCGGCGATCTCGGCGCCACCCAGACCCAGGCCGCCTGGCTCATGGCGGCCTTCCTGATCCCGCGCGCCTCGCTGCCCTTGATGCTCATCAAGATCCGCACGCAATTCGGCCTGCGCCGCTTTGCCGAGGTGGCCATCGTGCTCTACCTGCTGGTCTCGCTGGCGGCGCTGGCGATCTCGGACCTGCGCTCGGCCATCGTGGTGCAGTTCTTCGCCGGCGCCGCCGCCGCGCCGCTGTCCACGCTCGCCTTCATGTATATGCTGGAACCGCTGCCCCCGGCCTGGAAGATGCGGCTCGGCCTGCCCATGGTCATGGCCATGCTCTCGGCCGGGCCGTCGCTCGCCCGCGTGATCTCGCCCAGCCTGATGGGAGACCTGGGCTGGGGTCCCCTGCACCTGATGTCGCTGGGGCTGGCGGCGGTGTCGCTGGCGGTGGTCTATGCGCTGCCGCTGGGCTCGCTGCCGCGCGTCAAGGTGATCGCGGCCATGGACCTGGTCAGCTGGGTGCTGATCTCCATCGGCTTCGGCAGCCTGACCGCGGCCTTCACCATGGGCGCCACCTTCTGGTGGACCGACACGCCCTGGATCGGCTGGGTGCTGGCCCTGGCCGCCGTCACCCTGACCGGCGTCGTGGTGATCGAGCTGCACCGCAAGACGCCGCTTCTCGACATCCGCTGGCTCGCCAGCCCGGCCATGGTGCACCTGACCGTCACCCTGCTGATCTTTCGCCTGGTGCTGTCCGAGCAAAGCTCGGGCGCGCCGCGCATGTTCCAGATCCTCGGCGTGACCCAGGGCCAGCTGGCGCCGCTGTTCGCCATGATCACCGCCGCCACCGTGCTGGGCGGCCTGGCGCTGATCCCGGTGATCAAGCCCGAGCGCGTGCCGGTGCTGCACCTGATCGCGCTGGCGCTGTTCTGCACCGGCGCCTTCATGGACAGCCATTCGACCATCGACACGAGGCCGGCGCAGATGATGCTGAGCCAGGCGCTGATCGCCTTTTCCGGCAGCTTCTACCTGGCGCCGGCGATGATGCAGGGGCTGGTCGTGGCGCTGGCCAAGGGGCCGAACTACCTGCTTTCCTTCGTGGTGATCTTCATCTCGACCCAGTCGCTGGGCGGGGCCATGGGCTCGGGCCTGTTCACGACCTTCATCAACCACCGCCAGGCCCTGCACCTGCAGGTCCTGCGCGAAGAGCTGACGGCGGCCGATCCCCAGACCACCGCCGCCATTGCACAGAACATGGCGGCGCTGGCGGCGCAGATCCCCGACGCGGCCGCGCGCAAGGCGCAGGCGGTGGCGCTGATCGCCCAGGACGCCAGCAACCAGGCCTATGTCATGGCCTATAACGACGCCTATTTCCTGACCTTCCTGGTGGCGGCCATGGCGCTTTCGGCGCTGCTGCTGCACATCTTCCGCGACTGGCTGGTCGCGCGCCGCCAGCCCGCGCCTCAGCCCGCCGTCCCGCCCGCCAACCCCGAGCCCGCGAAATGA
- a CDS encoding MarR family transcriptional regulator, with translation MPETMIFDTLTALTRSIRAAFDMRVERYGLTFARARLLTAIGRDEGASQAKLAATLGIETPTLKRLLDALEQQGLAERRALPGDARKHAVHLTEAARIEPLLGFRAEVDAALSEGIPEDDLAATRRTLARMAENAEKLRQS, from the coding sequence ATGCCCGAAACCATGATCTTCGACACGCTCACCGCGCTGACCCGCAGCATCCGCGCCGCCTTCGACATGCGGGTCGAGCGTTACGGCCTGACCTTCGCCCGCGCCCGCCTGCTGACCGCCATCGGCCGCGACGAGGGCGCAAGCCAGGCCAAGCTCGCCGCCACGCTGGGCATCGAGACGCCGACGCTGAAGCGGCTCTTGGACGCGCTGGAACAGCAGGGCCTGGCCGAGCGGCGCGCCTTGCCGGGCGACGCGCGCAAGCATGCCGTCCACCTGACCGAGGCCGCCCGCATCGAGCCCCTGCTCGGCTTCCGCGCCGAGGTCGATGCCGCGCTCTCCGAGGGCATCCCCGAGGACGATCTCGCCGCCACGCGCCGCACGCTGGCCCGCATGGCCGAGAACGCCGAAAAGCTGCGCCAGTCATGA
- a CDS encoding translocation/assembly module TamB domain-containing protein, with protein sequence MRDLAYRLFLALCLALAAPLVAVAQDSAAEISQQVEDDKGFITRFLQEKLSGAGRDVQIDGFRGALSSRATFDRMTIADDDGVWITLENGAMSWSRSALLSRRIQIDELSAERIILPRLPGGGDSAPKAEAREFSLPQLPVSVNIDKIQVGRVELGQPIIGQEAVIAIDGAMNLENGEGQTKLTIDRVDGPRGQFLLDAGFSNETRVLALDLRLDEDRNGLFTNIVKMNGRPAVQAQISGTGPLSDYTAKIALMTDGEPRVQGTVAVRSEQRDGAAGTAFLAQLDGDIASLTAPQNQQFFAGTSQIRAEGWRGADGRLLVPELKVTTGALDLAGSVATTAQGAPESAHLTLLLGQDAGATQLPVAVPFGDKPMTVTSGNLRLDYDAAQGAGWVLKGRVGDMTRPDLTLSELRLDGRGRVVLTDAQALSEVRGWVAFGMDAVKPTDPGLAEALGDTLNGGLNFAFTPGNALKFWGMNINGRGYGFKGEAEVSGLKSGLAIAGDITATHDDLSHFSRLAGRALGGRAEAAIRGRYVLLGKAFDLDTQVKGHDIRIGQDQADRMLAGESAINLSAKRDGTGIQLRNLTVNARNLTAEAQGYLNSNASDVTATISMPDLSVADPRYAGAVQTRAHLTGPQGGRKLALEGKAQDLALGRPEIDGAFKGETDLVIELLESDGAYQLQQFSLQNPQLDAQGKGSFSMQTLDGELSVAMPDLSVLGRGFSGGVTLQGTASKQGNARRLELTGRGTDLRFGQQDVDGALTGVTDLKLSAREQGGEFTIDSFNLQNQQMQATAQGTIGQATDMTGAVSIKSLASFGRGWRGSLQAQGSFRDAGDGARRLDVTGTGTDLSFGQAQVDGALAGQTRLAVQGTERGGVFTIDTATVENPRLNVDAAGKLGKGATDLTANLRADDLRFLGRGFRGAVQAQGRVQDQPDGTRAITATGDASNLAVGNAQADAVLAGQTRIELAATQRADGSLTVSRLRAQNPQLSVTGDGSPSEGLNLDARLADLGLLVQGFPGPATVTGTIRNTGPTYDVNLTATGPGDTQARVTGTAATSLATADIRIEGTSNAAAANPFLRTRSVEGPLSFDLRLNGKPALESLSGRVALTGGRLAEPRFGLAVGSLNANADFNAGRIDVDVRGAVEAGGSITVTGPVNLTGSRQMDLDVRLANVVLRDPNLYETRVNGAISVAGTVGQGPLVSGRIDVGHTELRIPSTGLGGARAIPDIIHRSERPPQRQTRAKAGLLEFPSPDATAAGMTSPPAIPPANPARFDLLISAPDQVFVRGRGVDAELGGEIRLTGNARQPIPIGKLELIRGRVDLLGKRFDMTEGIIELQGSLIPVIRLVAETQQDDITTRIIIDGEAYDPEITFESSPEMPQEEVLSQLLFGRGLDNISALQAAQLASAVATLAGKGGEGIIGRLRASTGLDDLDLATDDEGNVSVRAGKYLSENLYTDVQVGGDGKTELNLNLDINKALTARGSVDSEGESAIGLFYERDY encoded by the coding sequence ATGCGCGATCTGGCTTACCGTCTCTTCCTCGCCCTTTGCCTCGCGCTGGCCGCGCCTCTGGTCGCCGTGGCGCAGGACAGCGCCGCCGAGATCTCGCAGCAGGTCGAGGACGACAAGGGCTTCATCACCCGCTTCCTGCAGGAAAAGCTGTCCGGCGCCGGCCGCGACGTGCAGATCGACGGCTTCCGCGGCGCGCTGTCGTCCCGCGCGACCTTCGACCGCATGACCATCGCCGACGATGACGGCGTCTGGATCACCCTGGAAAACGGCGCCATGAGCTGGAGCCGCTCGGCGCTGCTGTCGCGCCGCATCCAGATCGACGAGCTGTCGGCCGAACGCATCATCCTGCCCCGCCTGCCCGGCGGCGGCGACAGCGCGCCCAAGGCCGAGGCGCGGGAATTCTCGCTGCCGCAACTGCCGGTCAGCGTGAACATCGACAAGATCCAGGTCGGCCGGGTCGAACTGGGCCAGCCGATCATCGGGCAAGAGGCGGTGATCGCCATCGACGGCGCCATGAACCTGGAAAACGGCGAGGGCCAGACCAAGCTGACCATCGACCGCGTCGACGGCCCGCGCGGCCAGTTCCTGCTGGACGCGGGCTTTTCCAACGAAACCCGGGTGCTGGCGCTGGACCTGCGGCTGGACGAGGACAGGAACGGCCTTTTCACCAATATCGTCAAGATGAACGGCCGCCCGGCCGTGCAGGCGCAGATCTCGGGCACCGGGCCGCTGTCGGATTACACCGCGAAGATCGCGCTGATGACCGACGGAGAGCCGCGGGTGCAGGGCACCGTCGCGGTGCGTTCCGAACAGCGCGACGGCGCCGCCGGCACGGCCTTCCTGGCGCAGCTCGACGGCGACATCGCCTCGCTGACCGCGCCGCAGAACCAGCAGTTCTTCGCGGGCACCTCGCAGATCCGCGCCGAGGGCTGGCGCGGCGCCGACGGCCGGCTCTTGGTGCCGGAACTCAAGGTCACCACCGGGGCGCTGGACCTGGCGGGCTCGGTCGCGACCACCGCCCAGGGGGCGCCGGAAAGCGCGCATCTGACGCTGCTTCTGGGCCAGGACGCTGGCGCCACGCAGCTGCCGGTCGCGGTGCCCTTCGGCGACAAGCCGATGACGGTGACCTCGGGCAACCTGCGGCTGGACTATGACGCGGCGCAGGGCGCGGGCTGGGTCTTGAAAGGCCGCGTCGGCGACATGACCCGGCCCGACCTCACGCTGTCCGAGCTGCGGCTCGACGGCCGCGGCCGGGTGGTGCTGACCGACGCCCAGGCGCTGTCCGAGGTGCGCGGCTGGGTCGCCTTCGGCATGGACGCGGTGAAGCCCACCGACCCCGGCCTGGCCGAGGCGCTGGGCGACACGCTGAACGGCGGCCTGAACTTCGCCTTCACCCCCGGCAATGCGCTGAAATTCTGGGGCATGAACATCAACGGCAGGGGCTATGGCTTCAAGGGCGAGGCCGAGGTCTCGGGCCTGAAAAGCGGCCTTGCCATCGCCGGCGACATCACCGCCACGCATGACGACCTGTCACATTTCTCGCGCTTGGCCGGGCGCGCCCTGGGCGGACGGGCCGAGGCGGCGATCAGGGGCCGCTATGTCCTGCTGGGCAAGGCCTTCGACCTGGACACCCAGGTCAAGGGCCATGACATCCGCATCGGCCAGGACCAGGCCGACCGCATGCTGGCCGGCGAATCGGCGATCAACCTGTCGGCCAAACGCGACGGCACCGGCATCCAGCTGCGCAACCTGACCGTCAACGCCCGGAACCTGACGGCCGAGGCGCAGGGCTACCTGAACAGCAATGCCAGCGACGTGACGGCGACGATTTCGATGCCCGACCTGTCCGTCGCCGACCCGCGCTATGCGGGCGCGGTGCAGACCCGGGCGCATCTGACCGGCCCGCAGGGCGGCCGCAAGCTGGCGCTCGAGGGCAAGGCGCAGGACCTGGCCCTGGGCCGGCCCGAGATCGACGGCGCCTTCAAGGGCGAGACCGACCTGGTGATCGAACTGCTGGAAAGCGACGGCGCCTATCAGTTGCAGCAATTCAGCCTGCAAAACCCGCAGCTCGACGCCCAGGGCAAGGGCAGCTTCTCGATGCAGACGCTGGACGGCGAGCTTTCCGTCGCCATGCCCGACCTTTCGGTGCTGGGCCGCGGCTTCTCGGGCGGGGTCACGCTGCAAGGCACCGCCTCGAAACAGGGCAATGCCCGCCGGCTGGAATTGACCGGGCGCGGCACCGACCTGCGCTTCGGCCAGCAGGACGTGGACGGGGCGCTGACCGGCGTCACCGACCTGAAGCTCTCCGCGCGCGAGCAGGGCGGCGAATTCACCATCGACAGCTTCAACCTGCAGAACCAGCAGATGCAGGCCACGGCGCAGGGCACCATCGGCCAGGCGACCGACATGACCGGCGCGGTCAGCATCAAGTCGCTGGCCAGCTTCGGCCGCGGCTGGCGCGGCTCGCTGCAGGCGCAGGGCAGTTTCAGGGACGCGGGCGACGGCGCGCGGCGGCTGGACGTGACCGGCACCGGCACCGACCTGTCCTTTGGCCAGGCCCAGGTCGATGGCGCGTTGGCCGGCCAGACCCGGCTCGCCGTGCAGGGGACCGAGCGCGGCGGCGTCTTCACCATCGACACCGCGACGGTCGAGAACCCGCGCCTGAACGTGGACGCCGCCGGCAAGCTCGGCAAGGGCGCCACCGACCTGACCGCCAACCTGCGCGCCGACGACCTGCGCTTCCTCGGCCGCGGCTTCCGCGGCGCGGTGCAGGCCCAGGGCCGGGTGCAGGACCAGCCGGATGGCACCCGCGCCATCACCGCCACCGGCGATGCCAGCAACCTTGCCGTCGGCAATGCCCAGGCCGATGCCGTGCTGGCCGGCCAGACCCGGATCGAGCTGGCCGCGACCCAGCGCGCCGACGGCAGCCTGACCGTCAGCCGGCTGCGGGCGCAGAACCCGCAGCTCTCGGTCACCGGCGACGGCAGCCCGTCCGAGGGGCTGAACCTCGACGCCCGGCTCGCCGACCTTGGCCTGCTGGTGCAGGGCTTCCCGGGGCCGGCGACGGTCACGGGTACCATCCGCAACACCGGTCCGACCTACGACGTGAATCTGACCGCGACCGGGCCGGGCGATACCCAGGCCCGCGTCACTGGCACCGCCGCGACCAGCCTGGCGACCGCCGACATCCGCATCGAGGGCACCAGCAATGCCGCCGCCGCCAACCCCTTCCTGCGCACCCGCTCGGTCGAGGGGCCGCTGAGCTTCGACCTGCGGCTGAACGGCAAGCCGGCGCTGGAATCGCTTTCGGGCCGGGTGGCGCTGACGGGCGGCCGGCTGGCCGAGCCGCGCTTCGGCCTGGCCGTGGGCAGCCTGAACGCCAATGCCGATTTCAACGCCGGCCGTATCGACGTGGACGTGCGCGGCGCGGTCGAAGCCGGGGGCAGCATCACCGTCACCGGCCCGGTCAACCTGACCGGCAGCCGGCAGATGGACCTGGACGTGCGGCTGGCCAATGTCGTGCTGCGCGACCCGAACCTCTATGAAACCCGGGTCAATGGCGCGATCAGCGTCGCCGGCACGGTGGGGCAGGGGCCGCTGGTCTCGGGCCGCATCGACGTCGGCCATACGGAACTGCGCATCCCCTCGACGGGCCTGGGCGGCGCGCGGGCGATCCCCGACATCATCCACCGCTCGGAACGGCCGCCGCAGCGCCAGACCCGGGCCAAGGCCGGGCTGCTGGAATTCCCCAGCCCCGACGCGACCGCCGCCGGCATGACCTCGCCGCCGGCGATCCCGCCGGCCAATCCGGCGCGCTTCGACCTGCTGATCTCGGCCCCCGACCAGGTCTTCGTGCGCGGCCGCGGCGTCGATGCCGAACTGGGCGGCGAGATCCGCCTGACCGGCAACGCCCGCCAGCCGATCCCCATCGGCAAGCTGGAGCTGATCCGCGGCCGCGTCGACCTGCTCGGCAAGCGTTTCGACATGACCGAGGGCATCATCGAGTTGCAGGGCAGCCTGATCCCGGTGATCCGCCTGGTGGCCGAGACGCAGCAGGACGACATCACCACCCGCATCATCATCGACGGCGAGGCCTATGACCCCGAGATCACCTTCGAATCCTCGCCCGAGATGCCGCAGGAAGAGGTGCTGTCGCAGCTGCTGTTCGGGCGCGGGCTCGACAATATCAGCGCCTTGCAGGCGGCGCAGCTCGCCAGCGCCGTGGCGACCCTGGCCGGCAAGGGCGGCGAGGGCATCATCGGCCGGCTGCGCGCCTCGACCGGGCTCGACGACCTCGACCTCGCCACCGACGACGAGGGCAATGTCTCGGTCCGTGCCGGCAAGTATCTGTCGGAAAACCTCTATACCGACGTGCAGGTCGGCGGCGACGGCAAGACGGAGCTGAACCTGAACCTCGACATCAACAAGGCGCTGACCGCGCGCGGCTCGGTGGACAGCGAGGGCGAAAGCGCGATCGGCCTGTTCTACGAACGCGACTACTGA